One Candidatus Rokuibacteriota bacterium genomic window carries:
- a CDS encoding nucleoside deaminase codes for MGLALEEARQAGAAREVPVGAVVVLDGRVIGRGRNRPIATSDPTAHAELLALRAAGRALGNYRLPGATLYATVEPCPMCCGAALLARLGRVVYGAPDPKAGAVRSLYRLLDDGRMNHEVAVTGAVRSEECGGLLREFFQARRR; via the coding sequence ATGGGCCTGGCGCTGGAGGAGGCGCGGCAGGCCGGCGCCGCCAGGGAGGTCCCGGTGGGCGCCGTGGTGGTGCTGGACGGTCGGGTCATCGGCCGCGGACGGAACCGGCCCATCGCCACGAGCGACCCCACGGCCCATGCCGAGTTGCTGGCGCTCAGGGCGGCCGGCCGCGCGCTGGGGAATTACCGGCTCCCCGGCGCGACGCTCTATGCGACGGTGGAGCCATGCCCCATGTGCTGCGGGGCGGCGCTCCTGGCGCGGCTCGGGCGCGTGGTCTACGGCGCGCCCGACCCCAAGGCGGGCGCCGTGCGAAGCCTGTACCGGCTGCTGGACGACGGCCGGATGAATCACGAAGTGGCGGTGACGGGGGCCGTGAGAAGCGAGGAATGCGGGGGACTGCTGCGCGAGTTCTTCCAAGCGCGAAGAAGATGA